A window from Salvelinus sp. IW2-2015 unplaced genomic scaffold, ASM291031v2 Un_scaffold16356, whole genome shotgun sequence encodes these proteins:
- the spata1 gene encoding LOW QUALITY PROTEIN: spermatogenesis-associated protein 1 (The sequence of the model RefSeq protein was modified relative to this genomic sequence to represent the inferred CDS: deleted 2 bases in 1 codon) has product MEYSCKSIRYPEERRQTSRKFVELHVLFVPNEQWNLKLNRVPVEAIESFISTGFIRVYPDTSLRTLRSELGILLGAERDIDKFSFLKCVGRSLALVKAKQERDLKVKYFAPPYAPQPELYLLPRVEIDNSVCSQSLTPNTHSTDPQIYYTARVQGMPTGTKEPFKFPQIPQGLQPQPTPSPSPDEEAAEEESYSSTEENEEDLLSSQKPGCAEDDHLLWKAQAQGPPQCVIEAKESVVGKVAPAKKKQRFKRNRASDSGVPESLEDKDSVFSPTPHRFSKSIDAQTLKYTRNKQKNEVPEHPVTMPTQYTSPPPAPTLGTRKTAASVFLSSRDELIEEIKMAKEERKQLEQTRQELLRKGKDLLAQNRHRRNQARDSWKRSYFDTKKATAPLEVTLRSLRQELEIFYNNILPQLKARDRRKAQMARERLSSTKNELIIQIMTESHEIDNLRRKVDDAKMRLITEIKLGKQAATELRALKAELAQKNNQTFLSGSMGFGAGARDRPQAHSIPN; this is encoded by the exons ATGGAGTACTCATGCAAGTCTATTAGATATCCCGAAGAGAGACGACAAACAAGTAGAAAG TTTGTTGAGCTCCATGTGCTGTTTGTACCAAATGAACAGTGGAACTTAAAACTGAATAGAGTGCCGGTTGAAGCCATAGAGAGCTTCATATCTACTGGATTCATCAG GGTGTATCCTGATACATCTCTCAGAACTCTCAGGAGTGAGCTTGGCATTCTCCTCGGAGCTGAGAGAGATATTGACAAgttttcatttttaaaatgtgtggGCCGAAGCTTGGCATTG gtcAAAGCCAAACAAGAAAGGGATCTGAAAGTGAAGTATTTTGCCCCTCCATAT GCCCCTCAGCCAGAGCTGTATCTGTTGCCCAGGGTGGAGATCGACAACAGTGTCTGTTCACAGTCCCTCACCCCCAACACCCACTCCACAGACCCCCAGATTTACTACACTGCCAGAGTGCAAGGAATGCCAACAGGGACAAAAGAGCCTTTTAAATTCCCTCAGATCCCCCAGGGTCTCCAGCCACAGCCCACTCCCTCCCCCAGCCCCGATGAGGAGGCGGCGGAAGAGGAGAGCTATAGCTCCacagaggagaacgaggaggaccttctctcctctcagaaGCCTGGGTGCGCTGAGGATGACCACCTCCTGTGGAAGGCCCAAGCCCAGGGGCCACCCCAGTGTGTCATAGAGGCTAAAG AATCAGTTGTGGGGAAGGTGGCACCGGCTAAGAAGAAACAGCGTTTCAAGAGAAACCGAGCCAGCGACTCGGGGGTTCCAGAGTCACTGGAAGATAaggattctgtgttttctccCACCCCACACAG GTTTAGTAAATCTATAGATGCACAGACACTGAAGTATACCAggaataaacaaaaaaatgag GTCCCTGAACACCCAGTAACTATGCCTACACAGTACACCTCTCCACCCCCCGCCCCAACCCTGGGCACTCGTAAAACGGCTGCCTCGGTCTTCCTATCAAGTA GAGATGAACTGATAGAGGAAATTAAGATGgcaaaagaggagagaaagcaaCTAGAACAGACAAGACAAGAGTTGCTGAGAAAAGGAAAAGACTTGCTGGCACAGAACAGACACCGTCGAAATCAAG CTCGTGACAGTTGGAAGAGGAGCTATTTTGATACCAAGAAGGCCACAGCCCCTTTGGAGGTCACACTGAGAAGTCTTCGTCAAGAGCTGGAGATATTCTACAATAACATCCTACCACAGCTAAAggcgagggat aggaggaaagcCCAGATGGCGCGAGAAAGATTGTCGAGCACCAAA AATGAGCTCATTATCCAGATAATGACAGAGAGCCATGAGATTGACAACCTAAGGAGGAAGGTGGATGATGCCAAGATGAGGCTCATCACAGAGATCAAG CTCGGGAAGCAGGCTGCCACAGAGCTGAGAGCCTTGAAGGCTGAGCTGGCCCAGAAGAATAACCAGACATTTCTCTCTGGATCCATGGGCTTTGGAGCAGGAGCAAGGGACAGACCGCAGGCTCATAGCATCCCTAACTGA
- the ctbs gene encoding LOW QUALITY PROTEIN: di-N-acetylchitobiase (The sequence of the model RefSeq protein was modified relative to this genomic sequence to represent the inferred CDS: inserted 1 base in 1 codon): protein MWLFLFLTLVSVCCKAEXCPCEIQELCQQIRDEKDFEVFVFDVGKKAWKSYDWGKVTTVAAFGKYDAELMCHAHSKGARLVLKGDVSIPEMVDPANRTAWITSKVDLAKRQFMDGINIDIEQEVADSSPEYYTLTALVKETTEAFHREIPGSQVSFDVAWSPKCIDGRCYDYAAIAESCDLLFVMSYDEQSQIWGDCVAMANAPFNQTQSAYDQYLXMKIDPKKLVMGLPWYGYDYPCLDFSQEGVCSLAKVPFRGAPCSDAAGRQIPYSFMMKQINGSLSGRLWDEVQLAPYYNYKDQRGQIHQVWYDDPESIALKVAYVRELGLKGTGMWCGNLLDYSNNPVAREQSRDMWNALMGCQDAQC, encoded by the exons ATGTGGCTGTTTTTGTTTCTGACGCTGGTTAGCGTGTGTTGCAAGGCAG GTTGTCCATGCGAGATCCAGGAACTCTGTCAACAAATTCGCGATGAGAAGGACTTTGAG GTGTTTGTGTTTGATGTGGGCAAGAAAGCATGGAAGTCATATGATTGGGGAAAAGTGACAACTGTTGCTGCATTTGGGAAATATGATGCTGAACTCATGTGCCACGCCCATTCGAAAGGCGCACGGCTAGTCCTGAAAG gtGATGTGTCCATCCCTGAAATGGTGGACCCTGCCAACAGGACAGCATGGATCACAAGCAAAGTGGACTTGGCCAAGAGGCAGTTTATGGATGGCATCAACATAGACATTGAGCAAGAGGTGGCCGACTCCTCTCCAGAGTACTACACCTTGACAGCACTCGTCAAAGAGACCACTGAGGCCTTTCATAGAGAGATCCCAGGTTCCCAG GTGTCATTTGATGTTGCCTGGTCGCCCAAGTGTATAGACGGGCGCTGCTACGACTACGCCGCCATTGCCGAGTCCTGCGACCTGCTATTTGTGATGTCATATGATGAGCAGAGTCAAATATGGGGCGATTGTGTTGCGATGGCAAATGCTCCATTCAATCAGACACAGTCAG CGTATGACCAATATTTGGKGATGAAGATAGATCCAAAGAAGCTTGTGATGGGAYTACCATGGTATGGCTATGATTACCCTTGTCTCGACTTCTCCCAG GAAGGGGTGTGCTCCTTAGCCAAGGTTCCGTTCCGGGGTGCACCTTGTAGCGATGCAGCTGGCCGTCAGATCCCTTACAGCTTTATGATGAAACAGATCAACGGCTCTCTGTCTGGCAGGCTGTGGGACGAGGTCCAGCTGGCTCCCTACTACAACTACAAG GACCAAAGGGGACAGATCCATCAGGTGTGGTACGACGACCCAGAAAGCATTGCCCTGAAGGTGGCATATGTACGAGAGCTGGGCCTGAAGGGCACGGGAATGTGGTGCGGCAACCTCCTGGACTACAGCAACAACCCAGTTGCCCGGGAACAGAGTCGAGACATGTGGAACGCCCTCATGGGCTGCCAAGACGCTCAGTGCTGA